In Candidatus Parvarchaeota archaeon, one genomic interval encodes:
- a CDS encoding phenylalanine--tRNA ligase subunit alpha codes for MRDSQKLHEVIFVQKPEHFPSQLHQLEKRLLSALSQSHQGMPACASAAGLLPDEASRAAIWLEEKGLVSIKRHSAISYGLSCEGGQFLSAGLPELRVVQKAINGAGIGSLDEQEKKIGISWAKRKGWISLQGGAVSPTSQGMEALKSGSLQDSLRQIQQGRVPDKGLLEEFLSRGIATKSESKSLELALTQHGLQAQLQLANQSSDQSGGKGTFEINQLSRQLIMSGQWKNATLRKYNILEDVAGQQVGKRHVISRFRENIRDIFAQLGFEEMEGSIVESSFWNFDALFQPQDHPARELADTFYANLDMELPSDKGLVGRVAKSHQSGWKYAWQAAEAKKAVLRTHTTAVSARHVSCCKGAGPGKYFCVGKVFRKEATDFKHLAEFFQVEGIIVWEKATMSDLLGILSEFYKRIGFDKIRFRPSFFPYTEPSFEIEVYFEDRKAWMELGGAGIFRPEVSLPLCGRYPVLAWGLSLERPLMLLHDIKDIRTFYQNEIGWLRSMPCLGTAKNAGKAAANKPGAEKAAAKKPDDAK; via the coding sequence CTGCGTGATTCTCAAAAGCTGCATGAGGTAATTTTTGTGCAAAAACCCGAACACTTCCCGTCGCAGCTGCACCAGCTTGAAAAGAGGCTTTTGTCCGCCCTTTCCCAAAGCCACCAAGGCATGCCTGCGTGCGCCTCTGCTGCAGGGCTTTTGCCTGATGAGGCCTCAAGGGCCGCGATATGGCTTGAGGAAAAAGGCCTCGTGTCAATCAAAAGGCACAGTGCAATTTCCTACGGGCTTTCATGCGAGGGCGGCCAGTTTCTCAGCGCCGGCCTTCCTGAGCTTCGGGTTGTGCAAAAGGCCATTAATGGAGCCGGGATAGGCTCTCTTGACGAGCAAGAGAAAAAAATAGGCATTTCCTGGGCAAAGCGCAAGGGCTGGATATCACTGCAAGGCGGGGCCGTCTCTCCGACTTCTCAAGGGATGGAGGCCTTGAAGTCTGGCAGCCTGCAAGATTCCTTGCGGCAAATCCAGCAAGGCAGGGTGCCTGACAAGGGCCTTCTTGAAGAGTTTTTGTCAAGGGGAATAGCCACAAAATCAGAATCCAAAAGCCTGGAGCTTGCGCTCACTCAACACGGTCTGCAAGCGCAGCTGCAGCTTGCAAACCAAAGCTCGGACCAGTCAGGCGGCAAGGGAACCTTTGAAATCAACCAGCTTTCGCGCCAGTTAATCATGTCTGGGCAATGGAAGAACGCGACCTTGAGGAAATACAACATTCTTGAGGATGTGGCAGGCCAGCAGGTTGGAAAAAGGCACGTCATATCCCGCTTTCGCGAAAACATACGCGACATTTTTGCGCAGCTTGGGTTTGAGGAAATGGAGGGAAGCATTGTAGAGTCGTCGTTTTGGAACTTTGACGCACTTTTCCAGCCGCAGGACCATCCAGCCCGGGAGCTTGCCGACACTTTTTATGCAAATCTTGACATGGAGCTTCCTTCGGACAAGGGGCTTGTTGGCAGGGTCGCAAAAAGCCACCAGTCTGGCTGGAAGTATGCCTGGCAGGCTGCCGAGGCAAAAAAAGCAGTTCTCAGGACGCACACTACCGCAGTTTCTGCAAGGCATGTCTCCTGCTGCAAGGGCGCAGGCCCTGGAAAATACTTTTGCGTTGGCAAGGTTTTCAGGAAGGAGGCAACTGATTTCAAGCACCTGGCGGAATTTTTCCAAGTCGAAGGCATAATAGTCTGGGAGAAAGCTACAATGTCCGACCTTTTGGGCATCCTCTCCGAGTTTTACAAAAGAATAGGGTTTGACAAAATCCGCTTCAGGCCGTCATTTTTCCCCTACACGGAGCCCTCGTTTGAAATCGAGGTTTATTTTGAGGACAGGAAGGCCTGGATGGAGCTTGGGGGCGCTGGAATTTTCAGGCCAGAAGTTTCCCTGCCCCTTTGCGGCAGGTATCCGGTTCTTGCCTGGGGCCTTTCACTTGAGCGGCCCCTGATGCTTTTGCACGACATTAAAGACATACGCACTTTTTACCAAAATGAAATCGGCTGGCTGCGCTCGATGCCTTGCCTTGGCACTGCAAAGAACGCTGGAAAGGCAGCTGCCAATAAACCAGGGGCTGAAAAGGCGGCTGCAAAAAAACCGGATGATGCCAAATGA